The sequence below is a genomic window from Ficedula albicollis isolate OC2 chromosome 2, FicAlb1.5, whole genome shotgun sequence.
GTGTGGTGAAGGTTGTGCTGGGAGTATGGTGGTAGGACTGGCTGCCGAATGGTCCCGCGCTCCTCGTGAGATAAAAGAGGGGTTATGGGGGAGCCGTGTGCCCTCTGCAGCAAGAGTTCATGCTGGaagtgccagctgcagcaagTGCAGTTTGTGCGGCTGattgctgctgccctgtgtaacacagctgctgggagagcacagggcaggtACTGAGAAGCAGAGACATTTACTGGCAGCTGTTCTTTGTTGTCTGCTGACAAAGGGGGAGGTACCCAAcctatttttcctttgcaaaaaataatggaaaaaatgcGGCAAGTTGTATTGCTCTTACATTTAGGTGTATATACGGAATTGAGTAGTGTATAAAAAGGAAACGTTTTTTCTGTTAGAACAAGCTTTGTTTGtcttccctgtttttctttctcattattcTTGTTCGTGGTCTTGCTTTTTAGATATTTATGCTGAATCAAAAGTGAGAAACAACTGTGTGTGGGGAAACATTGCTGactgcttctttttaaaaaaaaacaccaaacagcCAAACTCTACTCTTGTATAATACAGATTCACTAGTGGAAATTCGTGTTTTAGCAATATACttctttctccctgtttttcaaGTACCTCTGCTATTTTAAAACTCTTCTTTAATATAATGCTTGTAGAATAAAGTTGAAAACAAATTAGGTGCTTTACTATAGCAATATATGTTTCTGTAGCCTAAATTATACTTAAATCTTGTAAGTCTGTGTTTTTATATAACCTGGCAGCCTACCACTGAACAGTGTGAATCAGTGGTACCACAGAGGTcctaacattttaatttttattttttacaaagtGCCTTCTATGTGGCATTACTGTAGCATCATGAAACCTGTCTGATATATTACCATGGTTTTGATtgcctggatttttttatctAGCTGTGATTTCAGCCCTTGGTAATATCCACGTGAACTGAATAGGTTGAAGCCTCTTAAAGCTGATCCACACAGGGTAGTAAGATACAGATTCTGAGCTTGAAACAAAACAGCTACAAAACCAAACGCCTTGTAAGAGCCCTATATTACCACAACTTCATTATGCAGTAGATACATTTTTTTGGTGGCTAGGTTAACTTAAATTCATAGAAACTGATGGAAAAGGTACTCTCTTAATAGAACCAGTTAACATTTGTCTTCTAGGACAAAATCATAGTGATGGATCACAAGAGGAGAGTAGAACTGgcaaattttgaattttttgtagCTTTTTCTTTTGACCTGAACTGAATGTATTTTGATGGCAGTGGTATCTCTTCAAATATCTGTATCCTGTAAAAATGTCTGTAATacccaaaaaattattttttaacgTATATTCAATACAGTAAAATATATGAAgcttttggttttctctttccattaTGTTTTGCAGATATGTTTGTAACTTGATACAAAACACCCACCAAGATTTATTTGCAAACCTACAAGCTAGACCCAAGGAATTCAATGTGGATCGTTATTACAGGAAATATGTGCAAGTGTAATaactattttttgttttctttgcaggaaCCATAGCCCATTAATGAGTTTTGGAGCCAGTTTTGTCAGTTTTTTGGTGAGTAGATGAGAGCACAGAGTATACATCTCTTGGGGTTCATGGCTGTATGTGCATGTATGTGTTCACAAtaccctattttttttccctttttttgagattattttttccaagtttttagATTAAGCATAGCTAGAGACAAGGCATTATGCTATGTAAAGCTTGTTTACTCATGTGGTTTTAATGCAAAGTAAAGGTTCTGCGATTCAGCTTCTTGaatgtattaaatatttatgtgttcCATTAACAGAGCCAtaataaaaagttttcttaaGTGAGCAGTggagttatttatttatttgattaaaacaaaactcatGAATGCCTATTTTTCTGGTAACTTTTGATATTGAAGATTTCTCCATCCATACTTCTGGGTGGAAGTTGTTAATTCAAACCATTCACATTGCTTCCATTTTGGATGGATGTGAACTGAGAATATAGATTGACTAAAAAATCTAAAGTCATAATGAACAAGTTACGTttgttaaatgctttttttttaaaatataacataCTAGAAATCATAATGCCATGTATAAAAGCTGAGCAGGTGTATTGGGAAGTGCTTGGGTTGTGTTTTTTAGACTGTCCTTATTCTGACTTTGTTGCTTCATCTTGGATCTCACCAGAAATTATCTATGGTAATACTCTTTTGAAAGACAGAATTTATTACAACATGTCAGAAATACATGATTTGTGAATGAAAGAAATATGAATTTTCTCTAGTATGCaatatggaaaaatatactGTTTAGGAAACCTCCTGGGGCATATGCTTCCTTTTAAGTTGGTGGAGGAGATAAAGGAAAGAGAGAATCTCTCAGACTTGCTTATCTGAACTGATGTGCTGAACAAGTGCAACATCACAGTACAGCATCAGAGGATCTTGAAAGTATCTTGCTTAGCTGCTGTTCTAAATATAGCAGCAGCACTTGGTGTGCCTGTGTCATTCAGAGCTTTTGTTTAATAAGCTCCAAGAAAAGAAGTTACttgtcctgatttttttttttcatttggtttagCAGTAGTTGGAGTCAgatattgtttctttttcttttacctaTGGAGGGACTGTGGCTattattttgaagaattaaATAGTTTCTTGTCATTGACTTTGAAGGCCTGTTATTTGTATGAATGAATAAAAACAGATACCTGCACAGATGCAAACCATggcttaaattaaaaaaaaaacttttaaaattaatgtatgggagtttttcttctgcttaaaGTAATGTGACTGTGCATTCAGTTTGAGTGTATAtgagtttcttttccttttacctATGGAGGGACTGTGGCTattattttgaagaattaaATAGTTTCTTGTCATTGACTTTGAAGGCCTGTTATTTGTATGAATGAATAAAAACAGATACCTGCACAGATGCAAACCAtggtttaaattaaaaaaaaaacttttaaaattaatgtatgggagtttttcttctgcttaaaGTAATGTGACTGTGCATTCAGTTTGAGTGTATATGAAGGTCTAAGATGGAGGTTAGCACTTGTGTTCTGAGTTGTCTTGACAACTCCATTTTCTAGTTTGTTGTTTCTGTGTTAGAAGTATTTGCACTGATATATAATACTACTTTTATTGTCCAGTTTTTATGACAATTTTCATTATCCCACAGCTTGTGTAGAAATTGAAGTATTTGTAGTTTTTATCATTCAAATGTGCTTGGTTTTTGATAGAATGCCATGATGACAtttgaagaggagaaaatgcaaCTGGCATGTGATGACTTAAAGGCTACAGAGAAACTTTGTGAAAGTGAAGAAGCTGGAGTTATAGAAACAatcaagaataaaattaaaaagaacgTAAGAACAAATTTGTGTattgaataaatttttctgGAAACTTCCTTTCTGTCCTCTTTGTATCTTGAAAAGATGATTTTTGGTATGTGAAGAGCAGTAGAGtaataaattcagaaatttggtcaaatattttgcttgaaTTTCTTAATTGTTCTAAAATACTTAGTGTCAGGTGAGTAAAGTGTCGGGTTGTGTTGATGTTAGTAATTGTTTTCTGAACACACAAAATTTGTGGCCTACTACAATGATTTCAGGAAGCTTGTAGCCTGTCTAATTCAGGCTAACTTTAATTCATCCATGCTCTAGTAATGTTCAAAAGTTGTGACGTAGAGGCTGCAGATTGCAGTGAGCCAGGCATATTCCTAGggaattttccttccttttttagatttttcattctaaataataaaagaagaatCAAGCATGGAGACTCAGAACAAGTTAAAGTAGTTGTATAGAAGCATTCAGTGAGCAGCCTGCCCAGTGtgacacagcagaaaaggaagcCATTTCTCTTCAGTGTTTAGTTTGCTTGGTAAAAAGTGTTAAACCTGTTGTACTTCACTCTCTGCTCTTAAGAGGCTCTGTATTTACCCTGCCACTTGTCATACAcccttttctgtgctcttctgtCTAATATCTGTTAATTGTGTGTCTTATGCATTTagtaattattaaataaaatttaaatctaTTCTGACAATTTGTAGAActttgggaaaaataatggtAGTATATGTATAAAATTTCTCTCTTAAGTAGGATTTTGCTTGATAATCTGTCTGAGAAATTCTAGTGTAGTTTTGAACTTCAAAACACGGAGTTATTTTAGTAGCAGTACTACCACTTGCAgttaattttggattttttagttTCTCAGATTTAGACAAATATTGTGTATTatctttgttaatatttttctgtgctctgtgtttgtaTATCCCAAACAGGTTGATGGACGAAAATCTACTCTATCCATGATAGATCGTCTACAAAGACAAATAATTGTAGCAGACTGTCAAGTCTACTTGGCTGTGCTCTCGTTTGTAAAGCAAGAGTTATCAGGTGTGCTGTGGCTTTCATGTTTAGACATGTTTTAGCATGTCTTTTTTATAAAACTTGATCATCAAGTTGCCATATGactttcagtaaaaataattgttttataaGAAGGAGTTCCATTTGAAATGTTTGAAGACTGGTACACTTACAGGTATATTCCACCTTTGTGTAGGTAGTGGTGAAAAATGAGATGGGTTGCTACGAATAAgggcattttttcttcttccatacCAATAATCATATTCAGTTGGTTCTCCTTAGACAAGTTTGGATGTTATTGTAGAGGTGTTGGAGGAGTTGGGATGAAGATGGGTAGCATCTGTGTGCTTTGTGGCCTGCAAGATAAAAGAGGCTGTTAAATCCAGGCCACTGGGAAAATCCTGATGTTCCATATGTATTCTGTTCATGACAATTCAGGGAGGTGACAAAGTGCCaatgaaagcaattttaaatgAGTGCGCTTAACATGGAACTGCTGAATCAGTTCTTACTCTCTGGTCTCCGGAGTGTGTCCTTGCATGCCAAAGAGGGTAATCCTGTCGTGTTGAATACAAACCCTTCCTTTcaactgcagagctgtttctgatgttttcttGCATTCTTGCATCTCTTGCACAGTCTTAAAGCATGCTGTTATCTGTAAGCTTATATGTGGTCAAGGTCATAGAGCAAGCGTGAGCATATCTCAGGTTCCTACCAAATCAATGAAGAGCAAAAGATGGCAACCAGATCAAACTCTGCTGATCAGCTgaaaggaaatggggaaataacactcagtttatttaaaataacatttcagattttctgtcaAGGATGTAATGCTTTCTGTGATGTGCAGACTTCCAAGCTATCAAGATAAGTTTTATTCCAAGACGTCAAGAATATGTTTGGTTCTTGTTAGCAGAAATTCAGGGAATATTTCTGTCTACTTTGTGTGTTGTGCTGCAGAAGggttttattgctatttttgaTGCAGttctgggtttttgtttgtggtggttattttttccctctctcttgaagcttttttcccttgtttcaGTATGTATTCTGCACCTGCATAACTGGGTTGGATGCTGTAACCGAAGGTGGTGTCTGTTCCCTTTCTCTTGTCTGCAGCTCAGAGAACTGAAGTGGGTAGCAGAGAATTGCAGAACATACAGTATATTTGTATTATTCTGCTGAGCAAAAAATATACCTGAAATCTTTAACTAAAGTTCCAAGCAGCTAAGTGGCTGCTGAGCAAAAAATATACCTGAAATCTTTAGTTAAAGTTCCAAGCAGCTAAGTGCAAAAAATATACCTGAAATCTTTAACTAAAGTTCCAAGCAGCTAAGTGGTACCTCAGTGACTGCTAGTTACTGACATTGCTGAGCTGATGGATCCATTATTTTGTGTTATAAAGTGTATTATCTTTCTTGTATGTTTATGTACATacattctttgttttttgttgtatttccGCACAGAAATAGCAACCACATTATTGAAATGAGTgtaatttcacaaaaaaaaacgCCAGGAGACAAATATTTCTGATCAGTGATGGGTGGATGGGTGAAAAAttccttgtgtttttcttccttctttgacAAGAAGCATATGATGCCACGCAAGTTGGTTTCTCATATGCTTaacacattttatattttcttttccaccctCAGAGATGTATTAGAAATACTTCCATCATAAAGTTGTTGGCAGACCAAATGACATTAGCTTCCCCTGGCAATACTGAACTACCTTTTCTTGGTATTTACCACTGCTGTCATGACTACTTTCATGTTGGGAAATCAACTTGGTGATTTGgcttgatttaatttttatgtccAAAAAAGTCAGAAATTCCTTGCTAGATTGTTTTATATTGTTATACTAATATCATATCAATTATGGTTATGCTGTATGAGTGAACAGTTTAATGACAGAACACCAATGGAAGTAAAGTGTAAAGCTATGCTTTTTTTACACCATAACACATCTTTTTCGTTTCATGCTTGCATTGGAACTCAGTGGTTAGCTATGGGCAGAATCTGTAGGACAAGTAAAATGTGGAATTTTCTTACTACCTGTGTGCTGCTTTATTGTGCACAGTTGGGTGAGCATTCATCTTGTGGTGAAccacataatttttaaagtactcTGTGCAGCCAAAGAGTGACCTAATTGCTTAAAATTGGAGTGATGTTAGTCTTGTAATGCAGCTGAATCAAAGTGGGGGGgttaatttttattctaatgCTTTAATACTCATCTCAAGAGAGaggattcattttttttaatacttgcGAGTTCATGTTGACAGAACATTTCTGTCATAAATGAGAATACAAATTTTAGAGTCTTTCTCAGTACAGTTTTTCGAGACTATCAAACTAGCTTTGTGCCCTCTTCATATAACAAGAATCCAAAAAGAGACAGTCTAGTCTGCAATGTTACTTTCTCTATAAATGTTGGGCTTTTTTGTGATTTGGGAGGGTTTTTGTCAAAGGCATCAAAAGCTTTTATAGAGTTGTTTGGTATTAATAGCATCTTTCTTTGACACACCCCACCTGTTATGGTGTAATTCTGGCATTAGTTATAGCACTGTTCTTTGCAAATCTGTCTGTATTTGTTTAGAACACTGCTGCTATaatcatgtttttattttatttttagttagtCTTTGTCACTGCTGTTCCTAACTCTCAGGGCTCTATCACAGCCAAAATGCTGGTGTCTGTTTTTACAGCTAATGTGTGCAAGGatgttttccatttatttcatgtttaaCACTAACTATTATTAAAGGGTGTGCTTATAACAAAGATGATTGCTTTGTAAATAGGAAAATTGAACATCTTCATCTTTTGATGTCAGGCCTTTCTTTAGTCTGCTATAAACTTATAACAAAGATGATTGCTTTGTAAATAGGCAAATTGAACATCTTCATCTTTGATGTCAGGTCTTTCTTTACTCTGCCATAAGGATGACAGACAGAATGCTGTCATTTCTCAAACAAGAATGCTCAAGACCAAATTTCTGGGgaaattctgtttgctttgagGAAATTGAGGAAGTTAGGCAACTGAAAAATTCTTGAAAACCATGTGTagtttttttgggtggttttttttccccttaactGTAGGGCACTGTGTTCATGCGCAACTGAAAAATTCTTGAAAACCGTGCGTagtttttttgggtgtttttttttccccttaattgTAGGGCACTGTGTTCATGAGAAGGGCAGGGAAGTGTTAATGCTGAAAATCTTACTGTCTAACCCAAAGGAAAGGCTTTTCTTGGTATTTTCCCATCAACTGTGTTTTAACACAATTTGGGCTTAAGAGAGGAGTGTAATCTCTTCTGAgttttgcttctctctgcaaGGCAGCTGTTCCATCTGCACCTTGTAGTGGAGCAAAATCCAGCACTAAGTTCTTTAATTGCTCCCTTTCTGTCTGACAGCTGTACTGCCACATTGCTGAGCAGAGGTGCCtttgtgctgtgtgctgctgtaaaGCCTGTGGTTGTACAGACTGGCCCACTATGCTGGACCTCTCTGAGGGAACAGTAGCTATTACAAAATCCTTTATACACTTAAGTTGTTGCAAATAGAGAGAGCATCTTGGGCTTGGAAAATAGCATTTACTACTTAGGATgttctgtttctgaaatatgtccttgaagtatttctttttttccttgattttttttttttttagcgtACATAAAAGGTGGGTGGATACTCCGAAAAGCCTGGAAAATTTACAATAAGTGCTATACGGACATTAATACACTTCAGGAAATATATCAGAAGAAAACAACTCAGGAATCCTTGACTTCTGATGCTGCAAATGATAATCATATTGCTGCAGAAGGTGTAACGGAGGATTCGCTAAACAGACTGAAAGGTGCTGTTAGCTTTGGATATGGACTTTTTCATCTTTGCATATCCATGGTGCCCCCAAACCTGCTCAAAATCATCAACCTGCTGGGTTTTCCTGGAGACCGCCTACAGGGGCTTTCCTCACTGATGTATGCAAGTGAAAGTAAGGACATGAAGGCCCCTTTAGCTACGTGAGTAGCTATATTGAAATGCTTTGGTAGATAACTTAGTACTAAAAGTAAGTAATTGGGAAAAAGTGAAAACCAAAAAGTCATGTTGCTTTAAAGGAAACAACAGCAGGTAAAATAAACTGGTGGTTTGTTGTTTAGCATACCATGGTTTATAGTAAATTCATCATTTACTGATGTATGAGATCTCTGCTGTTAATTATTTACATGTATTTGGGATTTGGGTCAGTATTTTGCTGTATTCTTCAGTACCTGCAGTTCTAATGTCCTGTAAATGCCAGCAGAGTATAAATAAAAGCTCCCTCTGAAGGCTATGTGAATTTACCTGAGTTGCACTCTCTGCTGGGAAGAGCATACTACTTAGTATGAGTCACTGGCCTCATTTAGCCATTTTTTCTTACTGccaacacaaaacatttttaattgttttaaggttttggtttttgttttagcACCTCAGTAAAATGAGATGTTCCTTATAGTATTTTAAGGGAGTATTTTTTTGTGTACTCTTTTTCCCAAGACTTCATACTGTGCTCAGGTCCTTCTTAAGAGCTGAAGGATTGGCCAGACCTAATTTAAACTGCCCTCATAAATGGCTTAATTATTCCATTGTCTGCAAATATCTACaaattaatgcttttattaCTGGACCTACTGCAGGTACTGTCAGGTGTTAATTTTGAAACACTGACAGTGGAGCTAAAGTCTCTTCTGCTTCAGGTGAAGAAGTGGGATTCTGTTTGTTTCAGAAAGCTTAGGATTAAATATTCCTGATCTTTCTCCTTTCTGGGGGAGAAAAATTATGTACTTGGGGAATGTTTCCTCCTTCATCTAGTCTTGGAAATTTTTGTACTCTGCCTTTGTTTCCAGGAAGATAGAGATCGTGTAAGTATCTGCTCTTCTGAACACAGGatgtatttgtttttcacattGATTTCAAGAGTGTCTGCTGGTTTATGTTCAGggttttctgttgatttttgtCAGGacctgttttgttgtttggttttggggtttttgtttgtttggcttatttttgtttccctctctAGTGAAGAGTtcattttcaaagttttattgtgggtttttcttttctaaaatctAATGAGTTCTAAAGATTCCACTGCTTTGATGCTATGAGCTCAATTGTTACTTTGTCTTTGGGTAACTTGCACTGAATTGTATGTTCAGGTGCAGTTTAGGAGTACTTTGATGTATGGCAGTAGTATTGTGTTTCAAATATAAAGCCAGATTGTATAATACAAGATTCATATCTCTTTGTCTTCcagattaatttaaaagtttgtCTGTGTAGAATGTTATCCTTAAATTTCTATTTACAAGCTGTAATCCTTTTTACTCTTACATTTCTTTTAGATTAGCTCTGTTGTGGTACCACACAGTTGTTCGTCCCTTTTTTGCCCTTGATGGCAGCGATAACAAGGCAGGATTGAAGGAGGCAAAAGAAATTCTTGCCAAAAAAGAATCTGCTTATCCAAATTCTTCTCTGTTCATGTTCTTCAAGGGAAGGATACAGCGATTAGAGGTATTGCACCTTTTCATCCTTTAGACTGATTTTTCCTCCTGGTCATTTCTTATGTTTTTCTGATGTGAATGAACTGTGCAAGCTTCAGCAGATTGTGGTTAAAGATACAGGTATGTGGAAAGATAGGAAAGATTGGATTAAGTCCTTCCTAGTTTCAAGTTCACATGCATAACTTGTTCTTCCACTAGATCTATCTGAATTAATGAcattttgaaattctttttcagCTACTTGATACTTCTGCAATTCTGTGCTAAAAGGAAGTGCATTTGGCCACTCGAATTTCTTGAGctatttcagttttgcttgtCAAGCTAAAATTGAGTATTATCTGCTGAGTTCATAGTACTTATCTTCCTCTTTGTTTTATGCATTGTTCCTATACCACTAATTCTCTGCAGTAGGTTCCCTTAAATAGCTACTTTGCTTTTCAGAGGTCACACCAGGATGTTTTCTGTTACCAGGGGTGAGCTCTGACCTGAGCAGAAGTGTATTCGCTGAAAATGTGTGAATGCTGTTGCAAAGCGTTAttcaaacactgcagcagccttgTGGATTTTCACTGAATTATTCTTTAAGAATCTGTTTGAAGTACTACTCAACTCCTAGCTGCTGCTTTTATCAGACCAGAATATTTTCTGAGCAGTTACATGAACCAGAAAATCTGACACAAAAGCAGAAGCCCAGAATGTTCAAACCCTTCATGTCAACATTACAATTACAAGAAGTAATTGAAATGTTGATATTGGTGGTTGTTCTTTGCTAGATTTGCAGTTAAGGCTTTCAGATGTAGCTCAGTATTTTCAGAGAGGTAGTAACAGAACAGAGGAACAGGCTTCAGTGCCCTTTCAGATTTGCAGGCATATTCCTACATGGGATTtgactgttttccttttttttgtttttgctgtctttttgaAAGCAGTGGTGCATTTTGGGAATTACATTGTCACAGGCAAGTTGCTGTTGTCTGTGTAGGAAAGACCGTAGaggattttattaatttatgtgCCTGTTCCATTCTTATGgtaaaaatcaaatttgttTGGAATAACTACACAATGAATACGGGGTATAACTTGGTATTTTAATgtaacaagcaaaaaaattcaaattattcttCTGACTTTCGGGACAAGTTTTATGGCAAAAGTCTAAACATAAGTTTTTAGTAAATTGAGTATATGTGTAAAGAAAGAGGATATATTTGGGATATGTGTCAATTTTGTGTAGTCAGTACCTTTCCAGAGAACTGTAATATTTCAAAGAAGAGTTGTTTAAATGTAATCTTACTGCATAATTCAATGCATAAATACTGTATGGAGATAGATAGCGTGGCCACGCTATCAAAGCCAGTCAGCTCAGGCAGGCAGAATGCTGTGCATTATGCTGTGTAGTCATGCCCTTAGTCAGCAGAAAGCTTTTTGGTTGCTGCCAGGAATTAAAATGTCCCTTTGCTGTTCGTGTGTGTGTTTTCGTGAGAGCTTTTCCATTCAGCAgcctcttccccctccccccatcATTTCTTAGTTCCAAGTGATGCTCTGTCACAGAGGTTTTGCTGTGGCCAAATGTTCCGGTTGAAGTGTCTTGGGCTCTTCTGGATTTTGGTAGGACTTTTCCAGCTTAATTTGCTTACGTGCTGTTTGAATAGTAGTGAAGGAAGGAATGTGACTGGTGGCAATGGCATGGAGAACTGCACTAGgtttctgcacagcacacatGTGGTTATTGGTTATATGTGTCCTGAATCTGGGCATTGCTCTCACAGCATCCATTGCATATTAATGTgtccagcagggccagggcagcgATTGTCCCCCTGTGAGggggcactggtgaggctgcatctCTGAGTAGGGTCCAGTCCTGGGCTCCTCAATTCAAGACAGACATTGAGGTTGTTGGTgtgtccagagcagagcagcacaactgctgaagggtctggagcatgAGTCccttgaggagcagctgagggagctggggttgtttagtctggagaagaggaggttCCCTATCACTCTCTAcaaactgcctgaaaggagggtaTGGTCAGCTGGGgattggcctcttctcccaggcagtgAGCAATGGATGAGGGACATGGCCTGAAGCTGAGCTAGGGGAGGCTCAAGTTGAACATCAGGAGTAATTTATTCTCAGAAAGAGTTGTTGAGCATTGGAACAAACTGTGCAGGGAGGTGGTAGGATCACAGTCCCTGAAGGTATTCAATAAATGACTGGATGTGGTTCTTAGTTCTGTGGTTTAGTTGGCAGGGTGGTgattggtcaaaggttggactgATGTTGGACGTCTCTTTCAACCTaaatgatcctgtgatcctgaaCCAGAAGTGCATGGACATTCTCACATTACAGGCTAATATGCTGAGTTGTAATTTCCTCCTCATTCCCAAGGTGGGTGAGGAGAGCTCCTGCAAAGCCTAGGAAGTGCTTATTTGGCCTTCCTTGAAACTGTTAGTGCACAGGTAGGTTTAAATTCTTTCCACTGGGCATGGGGTATTATTCCAGGTGGCTTACCAGAATTGTGCTTTAACCTGTATTCACTTAAAAGCATACCTTGAGCTGAAGTTTACATATTTTAGAGTCTTTCTTTTAACAGTTCTGTGACACAGTATAATAGTACAGATAAATAAAAGGCCCCTTAGATGTTACTCAGAAGACCTTATGTGTTCCATTTGTGGCTGTAGGGTTTGCATTAGAGCCTGCTAGCACTCAGTCcaccaaatttttttcctttgatccTGCATGCATTTTTTTGTAGCCTTCAGCTGATGGTATATTCCGCTTCCATTAGGAAGCCTTCATACTGTGTGTATGAAGTCTTTTCTatggagaagaaaacaggagcATAGTTCGGCCCATGGACACCTGGAGACAGGGAAACTGTTCAAAAGGCAGGAGCAGTAATTCAGGA
It includes:
- the TTC39C gene encoding tetratricopeptide repeat protein 39C isoform X1, giving the protein MSFGASFVSFLNAMMTFEEEKMQLACDDLKATEKLCESEEAGVIETIKNKIKKNVDGRKSTLSMIDRLQRQIIVADCQVYLAVLSFVKQELSAYIKGGWILRKAWKIYNKCYTDINTLQEIYQKKTTQESLTSDAANDNHIAAEGVTEDSLNRLKGAVSFGYGLFHLCISMVPPNLLKIINLLGFPGDRLQGLSSLMYASESKDMKAPLATLALLWYHTVVRPFFALDGSDNKAGLKEAKEILAKKESAYPNSSLFMFFKGRIQRLECQINSALTSFHTALELATDQREIQHVCLYEIGWCSMIEMNFKDAFESFERLKNESRWSQCYYAYLTAVCQGATGDVSGAQNVFKEVQKLFKRKNNQIEQFSVKKADRFRKQMPTKELCVLASIEVLYLWKALPNCSLSNLQHMSQACHDVDDSSAAGLRNLLLGAIHKCLGNSEDAIQYFQRAAKDELCRQSNLYVQPYACYELGCILLDNPETVPRGKTLLLQAKEEFSGYDFENRLHVRIHAALASLREVVPQ